The following coding sequences are from one Aliarcobacter skirrowii CCUG 10374 window:
- a CDS encoding arsenate reductase ArsC: MSKKVLILCTGNSCRSIIAEALINAKLDGISADSSGVRASGRVNLNAKKLLEDKGIWKEEYHSKTIDKVINNEYDLVVTVCDHASQTCPMFPKAVKVIHVGFEDPDGKGFEAFEATYKQIEEILLPKVVEALK; encoded by the coding sequence ATGAGCAAAAAAGTTTTAATTTTATGTACAGGAAACTCTTGTAGAAGTATTATCGCTGAAGCTTTAATAAATGCAAAATTAGATGGAATTAGTGCCGATAGTTCAGGAGTAAGAGCTAGTGGAAGAGTAAATTTAAATGCTAAAAAACTTTTAGAAGATAAAGGAATTTGGAAAGAGGAGTATCATTCAAAAACTATTGATAAAGTAATAAACAATGAGTATGATTTAGTTGTAACTGTTTGTGACCATGCTTCCCAAACTTGTCCAATGTTTCCAAAAGCTGTAAAAGTTATTCATGTAGGTTTTGAAGATCCAGATGGAAAAGGTTTTGAAGCATTTGAAGCTACATATAAACAGATAGAAGAGATACTTTTACCCAAAGTAGTTGAAGCTTTAAAATAG
- a CDS encoding ArsR/SmtB family transcription factor — protein sequence MDNFLQTIGAINDETRVKILNFINIHGEVCVCDIENSFSMIQSRVSRHLKILKDAGFLKVDRKGRWAYYSIRTPLDIFRESILKEISYLQLDIPILKKECDIC from the coding sequence ATGGATAATTTTTTACAAACAATAGGTGCTATAAATGATGAAACTAGAGTTAAGATACTGAATTTTATAAATATTCATGGTGAAGTTTGTGTTTGTGATATTGAAAACTCTTTTTCAATGATACAATCAAGGGTATCAAGACATCTTAAAATTTTAAAAGATGCAGGGTTTTTAAAAGTAGATAGAAAAGGTCGATGGGCTTATTATAGTATTAGAACACCTTTAGATATTTTTAGAGAATCTATTTTAAAAGAGATAAGTTATTTACAACTTGATATTCCAATTTTAAAAAAAGAGTGTGATATATGCTAA
- a CDS encoding arsenic transporter, protein MLIASLIFIITLTFVIVQPKNIQIGTSAIFGAFIALIFGVVTFSDVLDVTNIVWDATLAFIGIIILSLVLDEIGFFEWAALKMAKFSNGSGIKMFIYSILLGAFVSALFANDGAALILTPILLAKMRILQLNLKTIIAFLLAGGFISDSASLPFVFSNLTNIVTANYFSIGFAQYFFDMIIPFIVSVIASTIFLWLILRKDIPKKVDITLLKEPKSVIKNMKLFYFSWVFLAFLLCAYFLGDAYDLPISIFALGGATIFLIIATISKSVEPLKIIKEAPWQVVWFSIGLYIVVYGLKNAGLTDYLAIILKDLALRGETIAVLGTGFIAAFLSAIMNNMPTIMIMDIALADIGNQAMIYANIVGCNLGPKMTPFGSLATLLWLHVLAKKGVKISFAQYSKFGLIITPPVLFIVLLAI, encoded by the coding sequence ATGCTAATTGCTAGTTTAATATTTATTATAACTTTAACTTTTGTGATTGTTCAGCCAAAAAATATTCAAATTGGAACAAGTGCTATTTTTGGAGCTTTTATTGCACTTATATTTGGAGTTGTAACTTTTAGTGATGTTTTGGATGTTACAAATATAGTTTGGGATGCAACTTTAGCATTTATTGGAATTATTATTTTATCTTTAGTTTTAGATGAGATTGGTTTTTTTGAGTGGGCAGCTTTGAAAATGGCAAAGTTTTCAAATGGTAGTGGAATAAAAATGTTTATCTACTCAATTTTGCTTGGAGCATTTGTTTCAGCTCTTTTTGCAAATGATGGAGCAGCTTTGATTTTAACTCCAATATTATTAGCAAAAATGAGAATATTGCAACTAAACCTAAAAACAATTATCGCTTTTTTACTAGCAGGTGGATTTATAAGTGATAGTGCATCACTACCTTTTGTATTTTCAAATCTTACAAATATAGTAACTGCAAACTATTTTAGTATAGGTTTTGCACAATATTTCTTTGATATGATAATTCCATTTATTGTAAGTGTTATAGCTTCAACAATTTTTTTATGGCTAATTTTGAGAAAAGATATTCCAAAAAAAGTTGATATAACTTTATTAAAAGAGCCAAAAAGTGTAATAAAAAATATGAAACTCTTCTATTTTTCATGGGTATTTTTAGCATTTCTTTTATGTGCTTATTTTTTAGGAGATGCTTATGATTTACCTATTTCAATTTTTGCATTAGGTGGAGCAACTATATTTTTAATTATTGCAACTATTTCAAAATCTGTTGAACCTTTGAAAATTATAAAAGAAGCGCCTTGGCAAGTTGTGTGGTTTAGTATTGGACTTTATATTGTTGTTTATGGTCTAAAAAATGCAGGACTTACAGATTATTTAGCAATAATTTTAAAAGATTTGGCTCTTAGAGGTGAGACAATTGCAGTTTTAGGAACAGGTTTTATAGCCGCATTTTTAAGTGCTATTATGAATAATATGCCAACAATTATGATTATGGATATAGCATTAGCTGATATTGGAAATCAAGCTATGATTTATGCAAATATTGTTGGATGTAATCTTGGACCAAAAATGACACCATTTGGTAGTCTTGCAACTCTATTATGGCTTCATGTTTTAGCAAAAAAAGGTGTAAAAATCTCATTTGCACAATACAGCAAATTTGGTTTGATCATCACACCACCTGTTTTATTTATAGTGCTATTAGCAATTTAA
- a CDS encoding permease, translating to MFDWLVNLSAVFVFDILGLEKGSHIGEALHFFIYDTIKIFILLITIIFLVTFLRSYFPVEKIRDYLVGKHKIFGHIFAAFFGMLTPFCSCSAIPLFLGFLQARIPLGVTFSYLISAPLSDAVVIALLISLFGWKITLLYVGFALLIAIVAGLVIGALNLEKEVLIEVKPINSCCGNSNEDTTLISSRLKESWEYTKDIFLKIYLYVIVGIAIGAFIHGYIPTEFISKYAGGDVWYAPIVAVVIGIPMYSNAAGILPLVEVLTQKGMLIGTALSFMMAVVALSLPEALILKRVLSLKLIAIFFTVVGLAILLAGYLFNYLLG from the coding sequence ATGTTTGATTGGTTAGTTAATTTAAGTGCGGTATTTGTATTTGATATTTTAGGATTAGAAAAAGGAAGCCACATAGGTGAGGCTTTACACTTTTTTATTTATGACACTATAAAAATATTTATACTTTTAATTACAATTATTTTTTTAGTTACATTTTTACGAAGTTATTTTCCTGTTGAGAAAATAAGAGATTATTTAGTTGGAAAACATAAAATCTTTGGACATATTTTTGCAGCATTTTTTGGAATGCTAACACCTTTTTGTTCTTGTAGTGCAATTCCACTTTTTTTAGGTTTTTTACAAGCTAGAATTCCTTTGGGAGTTACTTTTTCATATCTAATTTCAGCACCACTTAGTGATGCGGTTGTTATTGCTTTACTAATTTCACTTTTTGGTTGGAAAATTACTTTACTTTATGTAGGTTTTGCTCTGTTAATAGCAATTGTTGCAGGTTTAGTAATAGGAGCTTTAAATTTAGAAAAAGAGGTTTTAATAGAGGTAAAACCAATAAATAGTTGCTGTGGAAATTCAAATGAAGATACAACTTTAATATCTTCAAGATTAAAAGAATCGTGGGAATATACAAAGGATATATTTCTAAAAATATATCTATATGTAATTGTTGGTATTGCAATTGGAGCATTTATTCATGGATATATTCCAACTGAGTTTATAAGTAAATATGCAGGTGGAGATGTTTGGTATGCACCAATAGTTGCAGTTGTTATAGGAATTCCTATGTATTCAAATGCAGCTGGAATTTTACCACTTGTAGAGGTTTTAACACAAAAAGGTATGTTAATTGGAACTGCACTATCATTTATGATGGCAGTTGTTGCTTTAAGTCTTCCAGAAGCTTTGATTTTAAAAAGAGTTTTAAGCTTGAAGTTAATAGCAATCTTTTTTACAGTAGTGGGTCTGGCTATACTTTTAGCTGGTTATTTATTTAATTATTTATTAGGATAA
- a CDS encoding thioredoxin family protein yields MKIEILGTGCTKCKALEEAVKKAVAQIGGFHEVKKVEDIVEIMNYGVMSTPALVVDGEVKSVGKLLSVDEIVKILSK; encoded by the coding sequence ATGAAAATAGAGATTTTAGGAACAGGTTGTACAAAATGTAAGGCTTTGGAAGAGGCTGTAAAAAAAGCAGTTGCTCAAATTGGTGGATTTCATGAAGTTAAAAAAGTAGAAGATATAGTTGAGATTATGAACTATGGTGTTATGAGTACACCAGCACTTGTAGTTGATGGTGAAGTTAAATCGGTTGGAAAATTACTAAGTGTTGATGAAATTGTAAAAATTTTATCAAAATAA
- the chrA gene encoding chromate efflux transporter — translation MLNLIDIFYRFLILGLFSFGGPIAHIAYFKKTFVDRLKWLDDESYTKIVALSQFLPGPSSSQVGFTIGLKRGGIVGAILAFIAFTLPSFIFLYLIWYFGALQNDSAYVNSIIYALKLFAVVIVLDATISMFKSFCKDKITISIFFFASILLIFFSSFFNQIFILVLCAVFGFLFIKSEDKTNEKITLPNFLILFIFLALLFLAFTFQFKNELINLFFNFYKSGSLVFGGGHVVLPILQESLGEKVINDTFLIAYSLAQTVSGPMFTIATYLGADIIKQSPLLGAIIATFGIFLGGFLLILTFYKSYESFSQNDKLSRVIKAINAAVVALLFATLINTIIPSAIYSLFDILVVICGFVLIRYLKVNIFYIIFVFVAIFLIKDFLL, via the coding sequence ATGTTAAATTTAATAGATATTTTTTACAGATTTCTAATATTAGGACTTTTTAGTTTTGGTGGACCAATAGCTCATATAGCTTACTTTAAGAAAACTTTTGTAGATAGATTAAAATGGCTTGATGATGAGAGTTACACAAAAATTGTAGCTCTTAGTCAATTTTTACCAGGACCTAGCTCTTCTCAAGTTGGATTTACAATAGGATTAAAAAGAGGCGGAATAGTTGGAGCAATTTTAGCTTTTATAGCTTTTACTCTTCCATCATTTATCTTTTTATATCTTATTTGGTACTTTGGAGCATTACAAAATGATAGTGCTTATGTAAATTCTATTATTTATGCATTAAAACTTTTTGCCGTTGTAATTGTACTTGATGCAACAATTAGTATGTTTAAAAGCTTTTGTAAAGATAAAATTACAATATCTATCTTCTTTTTCGCATCTATTTTACTTATCTTTTTTAGCTCATTTTTTAATCAAATTTTTATTTTAGTTTTATGTGCAGTTTTTGGTTTTTTATTTATTAAAAGTGAAGATAAAACTAATGAAAAAATTACTCTTCCAAATTTTTTAATATTATTCATATTTTTAGCTCTTCTATTTTTAGCATTTACATTTCAATTTAAAAATGAGCTAATAAATCTATTTTTTAATTTTTATAAAAGTGGTAGCTTAGTTTTTGGTGGTGGTCATGTTGTTTTACCAATATTGCAAGAGAGTTTAGGTGAAAAAGTTATAAATGATACATTTTTAATTGCATACTCATTAGCTCAAACAGTAAGTGGTCCTATGTTTACAATAGCAACTTATTTAGGAGCTGATATTATAAAGCAAAGTCCACTTTTAGGAGCAATTATTGCAACTTTTGGAATATTTTTAGGTGGATTTTTACTAATACTTACTTTTTATAAAAGTTATGAAAGTTTTTCACAAAATGATAAGTTATCAAGAGTTATAAAAGCAATAAATGCTGCAGTTGTAGCTTTATTATTTGCAACATTAATAAACACAATTATTCCAAGTGCAATTTACTCTTTATTTGATATCTTAGTTGTAATTTGTGGATTTGTTTTGATTAGATATTTAAAAGTTAATATTTTTTATATTATCTTTGTTTTTGTAGCTATTTTTTTAATAAAAGATTTTTTACTTTAG
- a CDS encoding DUF350 domain-containing protein, whose protein sequence is MEINLFLSFLGFFFTALILIVAFLYLYAIVTPYDDYKLIFEEKNVAAALGFSGAIIGVSIPLYSALSNSISYIDFAIWGVVAIVIQLIFAFIVTRVNGKFSFTEKISQGVIPVGILMAGLSISIGLLNAGSMSY, encoded by the coding sequence ATGGAAATAAATCTATTTCTAAGTTTTCTAGGATTTTTCTTCACAGCTCTTATTTTAATAGTTGCATTTCTTTATCTTTATGCAATCGTAACTCCATATGATGATTATAAACTTATATTTGAAGAGAAAAATGTTGCAGCGGCTTTAGGATTTTCAGGTGCAATTATTGGTGTTTCAATACCTTTATATAGTGCTTTATCAAACTCTATATCATATATAGATTTTGCTATTTGGGGAGTTGTTGCTATTGTTATTCAACTTATTTTTGCATTTATTGTTACAAGAGTGAATGGTAAATTTTCATTTACAGAAAAAATCTCTCAAGGTGTTATTCCTGTTGGAATATTAATGGCTGGTTTATCAATCTCTATTGGTTTGTTAAATGCAGGTTCAATGAGTTACTAA
- a CDS encoding ankyrin repeat domain-containing protein codes for MCSNFVLKSRVYNMKSKELLEGLILKNDWDKIIQILNLGVADINYRDCRGRNILYYAIANKKYEYIKPLIDLGINLKVNFNLSALNFAVCLDDVRAIEALIKSGFDINDVDELGCSALIYSILYNKKRSMECLLAHKADTQLEDFMGNCAKNLLKKRK; via the coding sequence ATGTGCAGTAATTTTGTTTTAAAAAGTAGAGTCTATAACATGAAATCAAAAGAGCTTTTAGAAGGATTAATTTTAAAAAATGATTGGGATAAAATTATTCAGATTTTAAATCTAGGAGTTGCAGATATTAACTACAGAGATTGTAGAGGTAGAAATATTTTATATTATGCTATTGCTAATAAAAAATATGAATATATAAAGCCTCTTATTGATTTAGGTATTAATTTAAAAGTAAATTTTAATTTAAGTGCACTTAATTTTGCTGTTTGTTTAGATGATGTTAGAGCTATTGAAGCTTTAATAAAATCTGGATTTGATATAAATGATGTTGATGAGTTGGGGTGTTCAGCACTTATTTACTCTATTTTATATAACAAAAAAAGAAGCATGGAGTGTTTATTAGCACATAAAGCAGATACACAACTAGAAGATTTTATGGGAAATTGTGCAAAAAATCTACTAAAAAAGAGAAAATAG
- a CDS encoding ankyrin repeat domain-containing protein, with product MLEFLSNFNRYSDEDFIKELLNPNINKENLDKIYKKSDINLNKLFVDDEPILIVCLKKNLLNSALWLIQNDINTELKNSLDETAIFYAIYSDDKKILESLLKKNANIDHLNNNKRTALQESIFNANSKITRFLLKKTISLKNSDINGNNVLFDAVNSGNLVLIEEILKLEKIDLNHKNKEQNSVIHLSNALENLDIGSLLIDYGADPIGQNSNGISYIFHLATKGEKAYKILKKIEEKGYNLNLKNSDGKNILMYAIEFLQTIKDSESIESQVNLIKRMFQLNIDKDSLNNESETFIFEIARSANIDLINFVFNNLEKQNLNKQNKKGLTPLFFLIFGAYENINQIDLFIENGANINYKNRYNLGVAEILINSILYFENNKNIDENIKKYLDEKYDYKTLLKIFIEKYDLSLDDLNSKDEPLFFSSILNFNFSLFKILRLSKIDFNKKDSQENTILHKLVMKNCSNNQKCMDTVEKIIINLIKIGINIDERNSDGQTALSICMINKKDSLVKLLIENGASVNILDKSGKTLIHTAIFNDAEKYIDLIHKKDSEILNKIDNFGVTALNYCAFMGKIDLTLKLISLGAKIENDAPKSIKILEYLKKFHKNILAINFKITDTKEKVALSKLASNMIVEFNIDISKR from the coding sequence ATGCTAGAATTTTTATCTAATTTTAATAGATATTCAGATGAAGATTTTATTAAAGAGCTACTCAATCCAAATATAAATAAAGAAAATCTAGATAAAATTTATAAAAAATCAGATATTAACTTAAACAAACTATTTGTTGATGATGAACCTATACTAATAGTTTGTCTCAAAAAAAATCTTTTAAACAGCGCCTTATGGTTAATTCAAAATGATATTAATACTGAATTAAAAAATAGTTTAGATGAAACAGCAATATTTTATGCAATCTATAGTGATGATAAAAAAATACTAGAATCACTTTTGAAAAAAAATGCAAATATAGATCATCTTAATAACAATAAAAGAACTGCTCTTCAAGAGTCTATTTTTAATGCTAATAGCAAAATAACTAGATTTTTATTAAAAAAAACAATATCTTTGAAAAATAGTGATATAAATGGAAATAATGTTTTATTTGATGCTGTAAATAGTGGGAATCTAGTATTAATTGAAGAGATTTTAAAACTTGAAAAAATAGATTTAAATCATAAAAATAAAGAGCAAAATAGCGTAATACATCTTTCTAATGCTTTAGAAAATTTAGATATTGGAAGCTTATTAATAGATTATGGTGCTGATCCTATTGGACAAAATAGTAATGGAATAAGTTATATTTTTCATCTTGCAACAAAAGGCGAAAAAGCCTATAAGATTTTGAAAAAAATAGAAGAAAAAGGTTATAACCTAAATTTAAAAAATAGTGATGGTAAAAATATATTGATGTATGCAATAGAGTTTTTACAAACTATTAAAGATAGTGAAAGCATAGAATCTCAAGTAAATTTAATAAAAAGAATGTTCCAATTAAATATAGATAAAGATAGTTTAAACAATGAATCAGAAACATTTATTTTTGAAATAGCAAGAAGTGCAAATATAGATTTAATAAATTTTGTTTTTAATAATTTAGAGAAGCAAAATCTAAATAAACAGAATAAAAAAGGATTGACTCCACTATTTTTTCTAATTTTTGGTGCTTATGAAAATATTAATCAAATAGATTTATTTATTGAAAATGGTGCAAATATTAACTATAAAAATAGATATAATCTAGGAGTTGCTGAAATTTTAATCAACTCTATTTTATATTTTGAAAATAATAAAAATATAGATGAAAATATAAAAAAATATTTAGATGAGAAGTATGATTATAAAACTCTCTTAAAAATATTTATAGAAAAATATGATTTAAGTTTAGATGATTTGAACTCAAAAGATGAGCCACTATTTTTCTCTTCAATTTTAAATTTTAATTTTTCTCTATTTAAAATTTTAAGATTATCAAAAATAGATTTTAATAAAAAAGATAGCCAAGAAAATACAATTTTACATAAATTAGTTATGAAAAATTGTTCAAACAATCAAAAATGTATGGATACAGTTGAAAAAATTATAATAAATTTAATTAAAATTGGTATAAATATTGATGAACGAAATAGTGATGGTCAAACAGCTTTATCAATTTGTATGATAAATAAAAAAGATAGTTTAGTAAAACTTCTTATTGAAAATGGTGCTTCTGTAAATATATTAGATAAAAGTGGTAAAACTTTAATTCATACAGCAATATTTAATGATGCAGAAAAATATATTGATTTAATACATAAAAAAGATAGTGAAATTTTAAATAAAATAGATAACTTTGGAGTTACTGCTTTAAATTATTGTGCATTTATGGGTAAAATTGATTTAACTTTAAAACTAATTTCACTTGGAGCGAAGATAGAAAATGATGCACCTAAATCTATTAAAATTTTAGAATATTTAAAGAAATTTCATAAAAACATTCTTGCAATAAATTTTAAAATAACAGACACAAAAGAGAAAGTTGCACTTAGTAAACTAGCATCTAATATGATTGTTGAATTTAATATAGATATATCAAAAAGATAA
- a CDS encoding ammonium transporter encodes MTLIIFMVPGFAMLEAGIVRTKNVTAVLTINILIYAIASLSFLLFGYSLAFGDLGSDTVSKYAVLLFQMAFVGKVINIMSGGVSERAKVIPLMIFTVIMASLLYPTVVNITWGSNFLEETFLDLSMYDLAGSTVIHSTGGWALLAAILIIGSREGRYLEDGTIKAIPASNIPLVTLGAFLLWIGWFGFNGGSVGSITSQENANLVALTILNTNTAGLSGAIMVAIIMQIMYRKFDITMILNGALGGLVAITAGPNLYDIYTPILIGSIGGILVVGGVFMFDKLRIDDPVGALSVHLLNGIWGTIAVGIFASNGDDITLLGQLKGVFVVAVFAFISSFIVLYLINKIIPLRARRDQQLQGLDVEECGMEAYPEFKRAF; translated from the coding sequence ATGACATTAATCATTTTTATGGTTCCTGGTTTTGCTATGCTAGAAGCTGGAATTGTAAGAACAAAAAATGTTACCGCTGTCTTAACTATAAATATTCTTATTTATGCAATCGCATCTTTATCTTTTCTTCTTTTTGGTTATTCACTTGCTTTTGGCGACTTAGGAAGCGATACTGTGAGTAAATATGCAGTTTTATTATTTCAAATGGCTTTTGTTGGAAAGGTTATTAATATTATGAGTGGTGGTGTTAGTGAAAGAGCAAAGGTAATCCCTTTGATGATTTTTACTGTAATAATGGCTTCACTTCTATATCCAACTGTTGTAAACATAACATGGGGTTCAAACTTTTTAGAAGAAACTTTTTTAGATTTATCAATGTATGATTTAGCAGGTTCTACGGTAATTCATAGCACTGGAGGATGGGCACTACTTGCAGCTATTTTAATAATTGGTTCAAGAGAGGGGAGATATTTGGAGGATGGAACAATTAAAGCAATACCAGCTTCTAATATTCCTCTTGTAACTCTTGGAGCTTTTTTATTATGGATTGGTTGGTTTGGATTTAATGGAGGAAGTGTAGGCTCAATAACTTCACAGGAAAATGCAAATTTAGTAGCTCTTACAATATTAAATACAAATACTGCTGGTTTAAGTGGTGCAATTATGGTTGCAATTATCATGCAGATAATGTATAGAAAATTTGATATAACAATGATTTTAAATGGTGCTTTGGGAGGATTAGTTGCAATTACTGCTGGTCCAAATTTATATGATATTTATACACCTATACTAATAGGTTCTATTGGTGGGATATTAGTAGTTGGTGGAGTTTTTATGTTTGATAAACTAAGAATTGATGATCCTGTTGGAGCTTTATCTGTTCACTTATTAAATGGTATTTGGGGTACAATTGCAGTTGGAATTTTTGCTTCAAATGGTGATGACATAACACTTTTAGGTCAATTAAAAGGAGTATTTGTAGTAGCGGTTTTTGCTTTTATTAGCTCATTTATTGTGTTGTATTTAATAAATAAAATTATACCTTTAAGAGCTAGAAGAGATCAACAACTACAAGGACTTGATGTTGAAGAGTGCGGAATGGAAGCATATCCAGAATTTAAACGAGCATTTTAA
- a CDS encoding P-II family nitrogen regulator: MKRIEAIIKPFKFEDVKEALAKAGVAGMTVSDVKGYGRQQGHSELYRGAEYVVDFLPKIKIELIVADEDVERITTAIIDAAKTGKIGDGKIFVSPIEKIIRIRTGELDEEAI, translated from the coding sequence TTGAAAAGAATAGAAGCTATAATCAAACCATTTAAATTTGAAGATGTAAAAGAGGCCTTAGCAAAAGCTGGAGTTGCTGGTATGACTGTATCTGATGTAAAAGGCTATGGAAGACAGCAGGGTCATAGCGAGCTTTACAGAGGAGCTGAGTATGTTGTTGATTTTTTACCAAAAATTAAAATAGAGTTAATTGTTGCAGATGAAGATGTTGAACGTATAACAACTGCTATAATTGATGCTGCGAAAACAGGTAAAATTGGAGATGGTAAAATATTTGTTTCACCAATTGAAAAAATTATAAGAATTAGAACAGGTGAGTTGGATGAGGAAGCTATTTAA